The following are from one region of the Sandaracinus amylolyticus genome:
- a CDS encoding S1C family serine protease: MSGSMLELGDSLAVAVERASASVVQVVSPRRASGTVWSDDLVVTAAHVVRSDDARVRLHDGTERAAQVIGGDPATDVAVLRVDGGGLTPITFADASAVKVGHLTLALGRPGRSVRASLRMIGVMGSDVPTRAGARLVRWIESDRALPAGFSGGPLVDVTGAAIGMSTDGLVRGADLALPKEELARVVDEITAHGQVRRGWLGVAVHPVRLPDAVGAEVQQRSGALIVAVEPKSPADVAGLVLGDVIWAIDGAKVRGPEDLIGALRSRVDQSLRVSIVRSGRLEDRTVTTVARAA, encoded by the coding sequence ATGAGTGGTTCGATGCTGGAGCTCGGCGACTCGCTCGCCGTCGCGGTGGAGCGTGCGTCGGCGTCGGTGGTGCAGGTGGTGTCCCCACGGCGCGCGAGCGGTACGGTGTGGAGCGACGACCTCGTGGTCACCGCGGCCCACGTGGTGCGCTCCGATGACGCGCGGGTGCGCCTGCACGACGGCACCGAGCGCGCGGCGCAGGTGATCGGTGGCGACCCCGCGACCGACGTCGCGGTGCTGCGCGTCGATGGTGGTGGGCTCACGCCGATCACGTTCGCGGACGCGAGCGCGGTGAAGGTCGGTCACCTCACGCTCGCGCTCGGTCGTCCGGGGCGCAGCGTGCGCGCGAGCCTGCGCATGATCGGGGTGATGGGGAGCGACGTGCCGACGCGCGCGGGCGCGCGCCTGGTGCGCTGGATCGAGAGCGATCGCGCCCTGCCCGCGGGGTTCTCGGGCGGGCCGCTCGTCGACGTGACGGGCGCGGCGATCGGGATGAGCACCGACGGGCTGGTGCGCGGCGCGGACCTCGCGCTGCCGAAGGAAGAGCTGGCGCGCGTGGTCGACGAGATCACGGCGCACGGCCAGGTGCGTCGGGGCTGGCTCGGGGTGGCGGTGCACCCGGTGCGCCTGCCCGACGCGGTCGGCGCGGAGGTCCAGCAGCGCAGCGGCGCGCTCATCGTCGCGGTCGAGCCGAAGAGCCCGGCGGACGTCGCGGGGCTGGTGCTCGGCGACGTGATCTGGGCGATCGACGGCGCGAAGGTGCGAGGGCCCGAGGATCTGATCGGGGCGCTGCGCAGCCGCGTGGATCAGTCGCTGCGGGTGAGCATCGTGCGCAGCGGCAGGCTCGAGGATCGCACGGTGACGACGGTCGCGCGCGCGGCGTGA
- a CDS encoding serine/threonine-protein kinase, which produces MDEGLEGTTLGRYRVGRLLGSGGMGAVHAGVQEPLGRPVAIKVLRPEISRNADIVARFKREAELAASLSHPNIAQVTDFGVHEGRAFLVMDLLEGESLADLLAREGRLSEGRVQRIAMQVLSALAVAHERGIVHRDLKPENVFVQRVSGMELVKLLDFGIARMLDEDHSMTRTGAVLGTPAYMSPEQARGRRVDARSDVWSIGAVMYQMLAGRRPFEKDNYHELMFAVVEETPASLREIDPATSLGLASVIERAMNKTPEARFASAREMADAISSITGLREEIARGVAPVTRVSESATPRDVSAGAFAATMASTGSGSGPAGGTGAGQGPGAARGRARLGWIAVPVIAGVMGMGAWALAGRGEGAPATTAVTTSASAPVEVAPPMMPIAPSEAAVEPAAEVEPAAEVEPAAEVEPEPAVVAPRAPAAPREITATCGGSEVQLMVVGRRERVWASSAAAIEGVPAGTITQLRDLVNGRAAAMSACYRGHALLQGQWYTLAVGADGRVQRVEPFVFCPIDPPVVSCMERALVGTELLPSDGGYSFKVGVGVSR; this is translated from the coding sequence GTGGACGAAGGGCTCGAAGGAACGACGCTCGGGCGGTATCGCGTCGGGCGTCTCCTCGGATCGGGCGGGATGGGGGCGGTGCACGCGGGGGTGCAGGAGCCGCTGGGACGTCCCGTCGCGATCAAGGTGCTGCGCCCCGAGATCTCGCGGAACGCCGACATCGTCGCGCGCTTCAAGCGCGAGGCCGAGCTCGCGGCCTCGCTCTCGCATCCCAACATCGCGCAGGTCACGGACTTCGGGGTCCACGAGGGACGCGCGTTCCTCGTGATGGATCTGCTCGAGGGCGAGTCGCTCGCCGATCTGCTCGCACGCGAAGGGCGGCTCTCCGAGGGGCGCGTGCAGCGGATCGCGATGCAGGTGCTGAGCGCGCTCGCGGTCGCGCACGAGCGGGGGATCGTGCACCGCGATCTGAAGCCCGAGAACGTCTTCGTGCAGCGCGTGAGCGGGATGGAGCTCGTGAAGCTGCTCGACTTCGGCATCGCGCGGATGCTCGACGAGGATCACTCGATGACGCGCACCGGCGCGGTGCTCGGCACGCCCGCGTACATGAGCCCGGAGCAGGCGCGGGGGCGGCGCGTCGACGCGCGCAGCGACGTGTGGTCGATCGGCGCGGTGATGTACCAGATGCTCGCGGGGCGCCGGCCCTTCGAGAAGGACAACTACCACGAGCTCATGTTCGCGGTGGTCGAGGAGACGCCGGCGTCGCTGCGCGAGATCGATCCCGCGACGTCGCTCGGGCTCGCGTCGGTGATCGAGCGCGCGATGAACAAGACGCCCGAGGCGCGCTTCGCGAGCGCGCGCGAGATGGCGGATGCGATCTCGAGCATCACCGGGCTGCGCGAGGAGATCGCGCGCGGCGTCGCGCCGGTGACGCGGGTGAGCGAGAGCGCGACGCCCCGCGACGTGTCGGCGGGCGCGTTCGCGGCGACGATGGCGTCGACGGGGTCCGGGTCCGGGCCGGCTGGGGGAACGGGAGCTGGGCAGGGGCCGGGCGCGGCGCGGGGACGAGCGCGACTCGGGTGGATCGCGGTGCCGGTGATCGCGGGGGTGATGGGGATGGGGGCGTGGGCGCTCGCCGGGCGCGGTGAAGGCGCTCCTGCGACGACGGCGGTGACGACCAGCGCGAGCGCGCCGGTCGAGGTCGCGCCGCCGATGATGCCGATCGCGCCGAGTGAGGCTGCGGTCGAGCCCGCAGCCGAGGTCGAGCCCGCTGCCGAGGTCGAGCCCGCCGCCGAGGTCGAGCCCGAGCCCGCCGTCGTCGCGCCTCGCGCTCCGGCTGCGCCGCGCGAGATCACCGCGACGTGCGGAGGCTCCGAGGTGCAGCTCATGGTCGTCGGGCGTCGCGAGCGCGTCTGGGCCTCGAGCGCCGCGGCGATCGAGGGGGTGCCAGCGGGCACGATCACCCAGCTGCGCGATCTCGTGAACGGGCGCGCTGCCGCGATGAGCGCGTGTTATCGCGGGCACGCGCTGCTGCAGGGTCAGTGGTACACGCTGGCGGTCGGCGCCGACGGACGGGTGCAGCGCGTCGAGCCCTTCGTGTTCTGCCCGATCGATCCGCCGGTCGTGAGCTGCATGGAGCGCGCGCTCGTGGGGACCGAGCTGCTGCCGAGCGACGGCGGCTATTCGTTCAAGGTCGGAGTCGGCGTCTCGCGGTGA
- a CDS encoding IgGFc-binding protein, with protein sequence MRLDLLLATTCLALLLLPSCTDDGPGGRPSRDAGPLADGQVTPGIDGGLRCTPGRIACAGNTSFVCGDDGMSRTNEVACDVCAPGLGCVLCVPGSRRCEGTVSMVCATDGRSWLSGRDCSEWGSSCGGNGYCGDACAEAEQTRSNVGCEYWPAPLANPALDGSRFDFRVVVANPNDTAASVRITRNGTEAYAGSIEAHGLAEIPLPWIPGQSLDGMPANTWRSITVAGGAYRMTSDLPVIAMQFNPFEYSSGEANSFTNDATLLYPTHVLTGDYVGLAYYPLSRTVDGSSLRYPGYVAVVGVSPEPTRVQVSTRGAVAAEASGRFPATPTGGSFVLTLQQGEVVHIAAAVPPECEPGRPGYVENRECESTPIGEICDVMETCREQEYDLTGTRITADRPVAVFGGHACAYVPTSAEACDHLEEQLPPIQSWGRAFVGAPMGDGSIAGTNVLRVIAYEDTTVTVSPAQSGVSGGALRAGEFLELDVTSPFEITGTSAIMVAQYLRGQYATDPAQRRGDPDVTVLVPAEQYREDYTFILPSSYNAGTNGQNHLLVVRQPGVALTLDGAAVSATFATVGGREIAVIPLAGGTHAISSTEPFGLIAYGLGSFTSYSSPAGLNLEPITVLY encoded by the coding sequence ATGCGCCTCGATCTGCTCCTCGCCACGACGTGCCTCGCGCTGCTGCTGCTCCCGTCGTGCACCGACGACGGGCCCGGAGGGCGTCCATCGCGCGACGCGGGACCGCTCGCCGACGGACAGGTCACGCCGGGCATCGACGGAGGGCTGCGCTGCACGCCCGGTCGCATCGCGTGCGCGGGCAACACCTCGTTCGTCTGCGGGGACGACGGGATGTCGCGCACGAACGAGGTCGCGTGCGACGTCTGCGCGCCCGGTCTCGGGTGCGTGCTCTGCGTGCCGGGATCGCGCCGCTGCGAGGGCACGGTGTCGATGGTCTGCGCGACCGACGGTCGCTCGTGGCTCAGCGGTCGCGACTGCAGCGAGTGGGGCTCGAGCTGCGGCGGCAACGGCTACTGCGGCGACGCGTGCGCCGAGGCCGAGCAGACGCGCAGCAACGTGGGCTGCGAGTACTGGCCCGCGCCCCTCGCGAACCCCGCGCTCGACGGGAGCCGCTTCGACTTCCGCGTGGTCGTGGCGAACCCCAACGACACCGCGGCGAGCGTGCGCATCACGCGCAACGGCACCGAGGCCTACGCGGGCAGCATCGAGGCGCACGGGCTCGCGGAGATCCCGCTGCCGTGGATCCCCGGGCAGAGCCTCGACGGGATGCCCGCGAACACCTGGCGCTCGATCACGGTCGCCGGCGGCGCGTACCGGATGACGAGCGACCTGCCGGTGATCGCGATGCAGTTCAATCCGTTCGAGTACTCGAGCGGCGAGGCGAATTCGTTCACCAACGACGCGACGCTGCTCTATCCGACGCACGTGCTCACCGGCGACTACGTCGGGCTCGCGTACTACCCGCTGAGCCGCACCGTCGACGGCAGCTCGCTGCGCTATCCCGGCTACGTCGCGGTGGTGGGCGTGTCGCCCGAGCCGACGCGGGTGCAGGTCTCGACGCGCGGCGCGGTCGCGGCGGAGGCGAGCGGCCGCTTCCCCGCGACGCCGACCGGCGGCTCGTTCGTGCTCACGCTGCAGCAGGGCGAGGTCGTGCACATCGCGGCGGCGGTCCCGCCCGAGTGCGAGCCCGGTCGTCCCGGCTACGTCGAGAACCGCGAGTGCGAGAGCACGCCCATCGGCGAGATCTGCGACGTGATGGAGACCTGCCGCGAGCAGGAGTACGACCTCACGGGCACGCGGATCACCGCGGATCGTCCGGTCGCGGTGTTCGGCGGTCACGCGTGCGCGTACGTGCCGACGAGCGCCGAGGCGTGTGATCACCTCGAGGAGCAGCTGCCGCCGATCCAGAGCTGGGGCCGCGCGTTCGTCGGCGCGCCGATGGGCGACGGGAGCATCGCCGGCACCAACGTGCTGCGGGTGATCGCGTACGAGGACACGACGGTCACGGTGAGCCCGGCGCAGAGCGGCGTGAGCGGCGGTGCGCTGCGCGCGGGTGAGTTCCTCGAGCTCGACGTGACGAGCCCGTTCGAGATCACCGGGACGAGCGCGATCATGGTCGCGCAGTACCTGCGCGGTCAGTACGCGACCGATCCCGCGCAGCGACGTGGCGATCCCGACGTGACGGTGCTGGTGCCCGCGGAGCAGTACCGCGAGGACTACACGTTCATCCTGCCGAGCTCGTACAACGCGGGGACGAACGGGCAGAACCACCTGCTCGTGGTGCGGCAGCCGGGCGTGGCGCTGACGCTCGACGGCGCGGCGGTGAGCGCGACGTTCGCGACGGTGGGCGGGCGCGAGATCGCGGTGATCCCGCTCGCGGGCGGCACGCACGCCATCTCGAGCACCGAGCCGTTCGGGCTGATCGCGTACGGCCTCGGGAGCTTCACGAGCTACTCGTCGCCCGCGGGGCTGAACCTCGAGCCGATCACGGTGTTGTATTGA
- a CDS encoding TIGR02996 domain-containing protein encodes MGAMDELLRAIVDDPGADEPRAVYADRLIEAGDPHGELIRLQLQLARLRPGDDGFGALLAAQDRLVAAHPERWLAPRARRVAWLRRGFYWRATIDEVALADAELARHPIVAIDVFDARAPDALLGSPLLLRARTIDFFYEDVDPEALPALFAHAPRLTSFHFSTDEPLAVLPLVPPSVAALGLNVSGDVAAVCAHLSGRRRLSLRVLRPDEAGLAACARLADLAELAIVRPPAALPSFPPLESLRLVHCDRLPPLPPVRRLEIDSSFDGDGVVRALAADPALAAVEELILALWLSPDSVAALARSPFAGRLRRLELRGFRLEDAEVLAPLVPQLTTLTVGALGAALDLERVLGPRLAMLTFIEADEPVARRLADGHFPALGRVSTVSSQPGAAIIAERWPQVWAPLGDPDRGG; translated from the coding sequence ATGGGCGCGATGGACGAGCTGTTACGCGCGATCGTCGACGATCCCGGCGCCGACGAGCCGCGCGCCGTGTACGCCGATCGGCTGATCGAGGCCGGCGATCCCCACGGCGAGCTCATCCGGCTGCAGCTCCAGCTCGCGCGCCTGCGCCCGGGCGACGACGGCTTCGGCGCGCTCCTCGCGGCGCAGGACCGGCTCGTGGCCGCGCACCCCGAGCGCTGGCTCGCGCCCCGCGCACGGCGCGTCGCGTGGCTGCGGCGGGGCTTCTACTGGCGGGCCACCATCGACGAGGTCGCGCTCGCCGATGCCGAGCTCGCGCGCCACCCGATCGTCGCGATCGACGTGTTCGACGCGCGCGCACCCGACGCGCTCCTCGGGAGCCCGCTCCTCCTCCGCGCGCGCACCATCGACTTCTTCTACGAGGACGTGGACCCCGAGGCGCTGCCCGCGCTCTTCGCGCACGCGCCGCGCCTCACGAGCTTCCACTTCTCGACCGACGAGCCGCTCGCCGTCCTGCCGCTCGTGCCGCCGAGCGTCGCCGCGCTCGGCCTCAACGTGTCCGGCGACGTCGCAGCGGTCTGCGCGCACCTGAGCGGGCGACGGCGCCTGTCGCTGCGCGTCCTCCGCCCCGACGAGGCCGGCCTCGCGGCGTGCGCGCGGCTCGCCGATCTCGCCGAGCTCGCGATCGTCCGCCCGCCGGCCGCGCTGCCCTCGTTCCCGCCGCTCGAGTCGCTGCGCCTCGTGCACTGCGACCGGCTCCCGCCGCTTCCGCCCGTGCGCCGCCTCGAGATCGATTCGAGCTTCGACGGCGACGGCGTCGTGCGCGCGCTGGCCGCCGATCCGGCGCTCGCCGCCGTCGAGGAGCTGATCCTCGCGCTGTGGCTCTCGCCGGACAGCGTGGCGGCGCTCGCGCGCTCGCCGTTCGCCGGCCGGCTGCGACGGCTCGAGCTGCGCGGCTTCCGCCTCGAGGACGCCGAGGTCCTGGCGCCGCTCGTGCCGCAGCTGACGACGCTCACGGTGGGCGCGCTCGGCGCGGCCCTCGACCTCGAGCGCGTGCTCGGGCCGCGCCTCGCGATGCTGACGTTCATCGAGGCCGACGAGCCGGTCGCGCGCCGCCTCGCGGACGGGCACTTCCCGGCGCTCGGGCGGGTCTCCACCGTATCGAGCCAGCCCGGCGCTGCCATCATCGCCGAGCGCTGGCCGCAGGTCTGGGCCCCGCTCGGAGATCCCGACCGGGGTGGATGA
- a CDS encoding peptidoglycan DD-metalloendopeptidase family protein, whose product MTRHLAFALACVAIASCAPAEEVAVLESNVSAAVRRERATLIRDTARAAGITNGLLVAMLAEEETYLSHCASEFPACPGPGTADCGGRAVISGGGDGPCSVNQGGLGMFQIDDGTETQTVAAHGDRVLTLQGNTQVAIERIIQKTIASRYLDGITTRQQALDAINAIRIDDARWDSWIRTLVRYWNGCPESGRCWSNRYPKYDTAARTLYREFGHDFWYGEEPMMPPPAGGGWLASPIESPRITSHVSNRRGTGWARYDCTTLTRANHRGTDFGVAVGTPVHAAAAGTVIRSTTGCPANGSMSSTCGGGFGNHVIVLHDGGYATLYAHFSPGGGQVRNGARVECGDLLGNSGNSGRSSGPHLHFEVRANVRDVSTYFASSATTLDPWGGACSSQAETLWMGGAPMRSCTAMERDDAVVTRATHSGEVRGSAGTRVTQTFTWRNTGTTTWTSEGYVMRHAGGAFGTPREVMLPAGTMVEPGRTVELRVDVTVPETEGLHTGRWRMARVGGSHFGREGTLSVRVSGAPRACNSSTLRRTVEDGECVQVSYPGCGAQSCAWYRCSDGSWLCTEETECMGEMHENASCGEMPANDGGVSMGDGGMCTGGGQPLNSMCETTDDCCEGLECGTSGDGSRECCHPREDNCARHSDCCGSMLCVAGHCACAPVNQLCLNDSECCDGLACIAGACRDVSSCTREAESCGSRSECCYPLQCGAESVGGGNTCCISGGNRCELDDDCCGEMQCLEGRCAYRREGESCANPLDCYGALICRDGTCQF is encoded by the coding sequence GTGACGCGCCATCTCGCATTCGCATTGGCGTGCGTCGCGATCGCGTCGTGCGCCCCAGCCGAAGAGGTCGCGGTCCTCGAGTCGAACGTGAGCGCGGCGGTGCGCCGCGAGCGCGCGACGCTGATCCGCGACACCGCGCGCGCCGCGGGCATCACCAACGGCCTGCTGGTCGCGATGCTCGCCGAGGAGGAGACGTACCTCTCGCACTGCGCGAGCGAGTTCCCCGCGTGCCCCGGACCGGGCACCGCGGACTGCGGTGGACGCGCGGTGATCTCGGGCGGCGGTGACGGACCCTGCTCGGTCAATCAGGGCGGCCTCGGCATGTTCCAGATCGACGACGGCACCGAGACCCAGACCGTCGCGGCGCACGGCGATCGCGTGCTCACGCTGCAGGGCAACACCCAGGTCGCGATCGAGCGGATCATCCAGAAGACGATCGCGTCGCGGTACCTCGACGGCATCACCACGCGCCAACAGGCGCTCGACGCGATCAACGCGATCCGCATCGACGACGCGCGCTGGGACTCGTGGATCCGCACCCTCGTGCGCTACTGGAACGGCTGCCCCGAGAGCGGTCGCTGCTGGTCGAACCGCTACCCGAAGTACGACACCGCGGCGCGCACGCTCTATCGCGAGTTCGGCCACGACTTCTGGTACGGCGAGGAGCCGATGATGCCGCCGCCGGCGGGCGGGGGATGGCTCGCGTCGCCGATCGAGTCGCCGCGCATCACGTCGCACGTGAGCAACCGCCGCGGCACCGGCTGGGCGCGCTACGACTGCACCACGCTCACCCGCGCGAACCATCGCGGCACCGACTTCGGCGTCGCGGTCGGCACGCCGGTCCACGCGGCGGCGGCGGGCACCGTCATCCGCTCGACCACCGGCTGCCCCGCGAACGGCTCGATGTCGAGCACCTGCGGCGGCGGCTTCGGCAACCACGTCATCGTGCTGCACGACGGCGGCTACGCGACGCTCTACGCGCACTTCAGCCCGGGCGGCGGCCAGGTGCGCAACGGCGCGCGCGTCGAGTGCGGTGACCTCCTCGGCAACAGCGGCAACAGCGGTCGCTCGAGCGGCCCGCACCTGCACTTCGAGGTGCGCGCCAACGTGCGCGACGTGTCGACCTACTTCGCGTCGAGCGCGACGACGCTCGATCCCTGGGGCGGCGCGTGCTCGAGCCAGGCCGAGACCCTGTGGATGGGCGGCGCGCCGATGCGCTCGTGCACCGCGATGGAGCGCGACGACGCGGTCGTGACCCGCGCGACGCACTCCGGCGAGGTGCGCGGCAGCGCGGGCACGCGCGTCACCCAGACGTTCACGTGGCGCAACACCGGCACCACGACCTGGACCTCCGAGGGCTACGTGATGCGCCACGCCGGCGGTGCGTTCGGCACGCCGCGCGAGGTGATGCTGCCCGCGGGCACGATGGTGGAGCCGGGCCGCACCGTCGAGCTGCGCGTCGACGTGACGGTGCCCGAGACCGAAGGCCTGCACACCGGGCGCTGGCGCATGGCGCGCGTGGGCGGCTCGCACTTCGGTCGCGAGGGCACGCTCAGCGTGCGCGTCTCGGGCGCGCCGCGCGCGTGCAACTCGTCGACGCTGCGCCGCACCGTCGAGGACGGCGAGTGCGTGCAGGTCTCGTATCCGGGCTGCGGCGCGCAGTCGTGCGCGTGGTACCGGTGCTCGGACGGCAGCTGGCTCTGCACCGAGGAGACCGAGTGCATGGGCGAGATGCACGAGAACGCGTCGTGCGGTGAGATGCCGGCGAACGACGGCGGCGTCTCGATGGGCGACGGCGGGATGTGCACCGGCGGAGGCCAGCCGCTCAACTCGATGTGCGAGACGACGGATGACTGCTGCGAGGGCCTCGAGTGCGGCACCTCGGGCGACGGATCGCGCGAGTGCTGTCATCCCCGCGAGGACAACTGTGCGCGTCACTCGGACTGCTGTGGATCGATGTTGTGCGTCGCGGGCCACTGCGCGTGCGCGCCGGTCAATCAGCTCTGTCTGAACGACTCGGAGTGCTGCGACGGACTGGCATGCATCGCGGGCGCGTGCCGCGACGTCTCGAGCTGCACGCGAGAGGCGGAGTCGTGCGGGAGCCGCAGTGAGTGCTGCTATCCGCTGCAGTGCGGTGCGGAGAGCGTCGGCGGCGGCAACACGTGCTGCATCTCGGGCGGCAATCGCTGCGAGCTCGACGACGACTGCTGCGGTGAGATGCAGTGTCTCGAGGGTCGCTGTGCGTATCGTCGTGAGGGGGAGAGCTGCGCCAATCCTCTGGATTGTTATGGCGCGCTGATCTGCCGGGATGGGACCTGTCAGTTCTAG